AACACTGTAGATGATTGTAGAGCCTGAACAAAGGGTACCAGATTTTATTAAGGCAGGAGCTGATATAGTCAGTGTTCATTGTGAACAATCTTCCACCATCCATTTGCATCGTACAGTTAATCAAGTAAGATTTCCTTATGAACTGTACAGGAACTGGACAGTTGAAATTATTCCTTGGAAATATGTTTCCCCTCTCCTGTTATAATTTTTCAGCTTAATATATCTATGTTCCCTTGTTTTAGGTGAAAAGTCTGGGAGCTAAAGCTGGAGTTGTCTTAAACCCCGGTACCCCCTTAAGTGCAATAGAATATATCCTTGATGGTGAGCCATTTTTACTCCCTTTTGCTTGCctacttttcttttcattatacAATAAGAACATTAGTGATTTATGACATGGGTTCCCAGTATGCTTTACATGGACCAATGCCAGCCGACTCTGTACTTAGTTTAGAATAGAAAAGTTACCAAAGCTGTCAGTTAACTAAgagttctgttatttgtttgcattattttttaataaaagagtaTATGTTGAGCTATTTAAGTGACAAAAAGGAAGCTATTTCTGTGTTTTGACAATACTTGTAAAAGAAAGTTATAATTTATCAACAGAAGACAAAGATTTAGTCAGCAATTTTAATAGCAATGTCAGACATATTAGTTACTCCCTCCGTTCCTATTTATAAGACCCAAATTTGAAATAGtgcttgttcctttttataagacCCCACCGATAATGTTccttgcattaattatttttagactagAAATACCTCTaatcaaaagaaaagagaaaatgaattggCAAACAATTAGAAAAGAGAGGAGTATTAATGATAAGGataatttttgaaaagttataaatttaaaacaaatttattgctaccaactaaattaactattttctttaattttgatgaaGTAAGTAATTGACTCTTATAAATAGGAACAGAGGGAGTATATTATTAAGGTTGTCATCACAGACTTACagtttactttaaaattaaaatcaagggGCTAATTTCTTGTTTCAAAACTTTAGTGCTAAAATAATGAACAAATTAGAGgagtaaaacttattttttcttgatctttatttttatttactttaattaCTCACGAGAAATGCATGGGCATTTTTTACCTCATTAAGGAAGTAAAAGAGAGTAAAACAATCTCTTTCACAATATATTGAGATCTATTGAATATTTGAGTTACTTGTTTAAAAGTTTTGGTAGTGAGAAAATAAAAGCTTTTAATCCTGTTATGGTTTTTGCAGTGGTTGATTTGGTCTTAATTATGTCCGTAAACCCTGGCTTTGGTGGCCAGAGTTTTATTGAGAGTCAAGTAAAGAAAATTTCTGATTTGAGAAGATTGTGTGCGGAGAAGGTACGATGATTGGATCTGTGTTACTgtctgttattttttgttttgcccCCCAACTTGTATGTCATACATAATATCTatctgcattctctctctcttcaggGAGTGAATCCATGGATTGAAGTAGATGGTGGAGTTGGTCCAGCAAATGCATACAAGGTGCCATATACATAATCAATGTCTtctatcaatttataattaagaatGATCTGTAACAAGTCTTCTTCTACATGCTGAGCATAAACTGATAGGGCTCAATGATTGCCTTTTTTTGAGTGGGTGAACTCAACATAAAATATTTGGAAACAGCTGATGTGACATGCATATCCATTCATGCACTTTAACTTTATATATACCGCTGTATTTTGGTGAAGTGCTCCAGTTTTTGGATAGAttaggaaattaaaaaataattagttaggATCTCATTCTTGTTTATTCATTCAACAAGGCATAGTAATAGAATTGATCCATTTGAGTTGTAAGATCCAATTTAGTATAATCTTGATTGACAGGTGATTGAGGCTGGAGCCAATGCACTGGTTGCTGGCTCTGCTGTTTTTGGAGCTAAAGATTATGCCGAAGGTACccgaaaaaatatttttgtgatttgacatatatatataatatatatattgcaaTGTGTTGAAATTCAATgtgattttgataattttaatgaCTTCAACTCCCTTGTAGCTATAAGAGGAATCAAAACCAGCAAAAGACCTGAAGTAGTTGCTGTGTGAAATGCCTGTGTGGTTCCATATTCACCGTACGCTCCAATGTAAGCTGTATTTTTTGCCCCATAGAGGTTTCTCCATTAAATTTTGGCATATCGTTTTACTGATTGGGTGGTTGAATATAAGCAAAATTGACTGCCAGTATGAGAAACAATCAAGTAAAATAATGGCAGACATTGCTTATGCGCCAGTTTCAAAGTCaactatattatataattaagttatGCTTGTGGCTCAATCATCACATGTATCTGACTGATAATTACTCAATACTAGTAGAAATTTTACATTTGGTTGTGTTAAAAATGCTCCATTGGAATTACAAAATGTAGAAGGTATTGTCCTGGCTCTGAGCATGATCTCAATCTAATTCTCACTGCGGGTTTTACTCTGTTTGAACCTGGCAGACAGTATTCATGAATTAGTGGCCTATTGGGCACCGTTATGTTGCCTGGCTTCTGTCACCACTGGCAATTTGCTTCTCTCTGGAATTAACTATAAGAAATCAATCCAAGTAAGGCTGCTGCTGTGATGCATAGtttgtatataatattttggaGTATCAGgacaagtttaattcaagataaAGCCCTTTACTCTGTATCACCTTGTAACCTGTCAATTATATTCCCCCATATTGTAAAGCAGTTGAGCTTTCTATCAATACAAGGTTTGAAGAAAACCAGCTAAATACATTAtatgcttttgttttttttcaaagttgATACCATTTTGTTTCGTTCTAACAATGTCAATGAGGAAAGGACCCCTTGAAAGATGAATAATGACCAATTCACTTCAAACTTTAATCAGAGTGCCTATGTGAATTTTCACACTTTTGAGATAAGTGGCAAATTGATGTCTAGAAGAATGAGGAAAAGACAATCTTACTGCTATACTGCCAAATTCTTATGCTAACAGCGGACTATTGATTGCCCTACACGCTAAGTTAATCGTATGTTATATCAATGGTTATTAAATATTCCACTTTATAGTCTTTTTAACAACCATTGCCAATTCACCATAATGGTGGCTTAGCTGGCTTGATAGAGACTTTGAAACAAACCACTTCGTAAAGAACAACATCAACAACGTTGTATGACAAATCCATACGCCAGCAAAATCAATCTCATTTGTTAAATTCTTCAACGGTTGAATTTTTTGTTCTGGCGCATTAGTCTTAGATTAATATTTGCAAATAATACGCAAAATTGTACATGGAATTAACATAATTAGAAAATTGTAATCATTCATTCATATACTTTTCAAAGTTtaccattttctcttttttttttctcccaaaaCATTTGTTATTGGGCATTGGCTTTCATACCAAATAGTATTATTTAACAATTACATCGCAGAATAGTACAAAATGCCAATGTCAACTATACAAAACTTAATGGTAATCTCAGTTTGTAtgtaaagaaacaaataataaaacatatacatCCGCCCATAAAGATAATCTCAAATTGCCCAAGGAACAAGTTATACATTCTGTCTGCAGACAGGACAAGAATCATTCTTGACAAGCCATTTGTCCACACATATCAAGTGAAATGTATGGTGACAGCGAGGTAAGCTTCTTGCAATTTCCCCTACTTCAATATCCtgtaaatttcacttctcaatgTTAAGATCATTACATTAAcagtttcattaaaaaaaaaactcaaatgggAATAATGAAGACTTGTAGGAAGTGTTATGCATTTTGTGGTCATTAAATCTCATTAATATCCTCACAAGCAAGAAAAATTAGAGGCTTCCTTGGTTAATTATGCACATAATACCTACCTACTGCTTTAATATTAGTATTTCCAGAGCCTCCTTATGAatattctttgttctttttaattattttcacataGGAAACAGAAAAAGGATTAGGAGATGGACATatgttaaaaaagaataatcacCTGCAAACATATTGCACAGCAGGTATTCTCTGCCTTTGAGATCATATGGTGGGGTAACCTCTTCAATGAATCTCCTGACAGTCCTCTGGGTGCAACTAAGCCATGAACATCATGAGTCTCAACATAGCCTGTATTCGCAATGCCAACCTGCTCAAACTAAAACAAATGATCATACGTCAAAAACTAGATATTATCCAACAGACTGCGTGATAAAGTAGTCCAAGTACACAATTTACAAGTGTCTTAAGGATACAGTTCTAAACAATAAACACAGCAAAAATTTATAGAAGTTCATATTAGTTACATCACTATATGTAAATAAGCTTTACAAACCATgcttgtttaaaataaaaatcaaagtggTCTACATATGGGTTTACAAAATTCAACAAGAGTCAAAATAATCTAGAGAGATTTACACAAAATGTGCAggttaaaaaacattaaaaagtaAAGATAATCCTTTAACATACAAAAGCAATTGAATGAATTGATAGCaggcataaaaattaaaatgtgctagttaaaaaacattaaaaaattaaagataatccTGTGCACATGCAGCGTCAATGGCAGTGATATTACCATAGTTTGGTTGGTTATGGATCGTTTAGTTAGTTACAGTCTTATGGATGCACATGTGATTAGTTGGCGTGGAAAATAGTCTCTCCTACTATATAAGCGGCATATAGTTATTTTGTAAACAACTATTACATCGCCAGTGCAACCTTAAACAGCTGCATTAAAACAGCCACATGGCTGCATAGTTATCAAAATGCTACAATTCACGATTCGAATCTTGTCCATGTGTGTACAAATTTGGATTATTGGGCATTTTAAGATTTGTATTTTGCATTGAATGGGGAAGTAGttgatgtccaactaaggactgAAACTCTAACAAAGACCacgaattataaattttgattgcaAATTTGGAATGAACAAATTAGATATCCCACAGACAATTGTTGATTGAGAAATTTTCagagaaataaaatacaaaatcctTCAAAGGATGACTGGTTTAACCATGGTACCATTCCTGATTTGATTAatgtactttttaatttaatggatgattttctttacaaaaaccAGCTCTCTGCTGTCAAATCTTTGTTTTTGACTTAATGTGTGCtatatttgtttggataaataatCAAATGTCTGCAGATCGATGCACTCTGATTTGCATTCCAAGTGTTTTGAGGCTTTTTTTACAAAGTGAATAGTTTAAATCtccttttttaactttaatttcagATTTCAATTGTTATATAGGTTACATGAGCTTGCCACAAGCTGATCAAACTGAGAAAAACCAATTTTAGgtgaattgaaataaaaagagGCTCATTTCTAATTCAAGAATAGAAAATATGCTGATAAAACTAGCCAATGCCCAAGGggaggagaaaaagaaagctGGCATTTTGCAAGCTTCCATATtgcaaaggaaaaatatataaaaacaagtGGCATTACTCATAAGTCTTAAAAGGTTAAGTCCATCTCAAATTGGCCATACCAAATAGGCAATAGCTCTTAGTATTACCAACTCAAAGATAGCCCCCTAGACTATTATATTCATCCACTGAAGCACACAGCTATTGCTTTCAAAAGGCAAATGTGGGGCAAGAGAAAAAGGAGAATTACCTGCAAATTGTAAGCAGTTAAAATAGCAGGTGTAAGGGATTCCTCAACAAGCCTCCCACGAACAAGTTCCTCTATGAAATCTGCCTGGATTTCAATGTTAAAATATTGGCTTAAAACTAAGAATTAAAGACTGCCACTCATAAAGGCTAATCATATAACAGGCTAGCACAAACAAGTGCAAGGCTTGAAACTTAAAAAGGTAAACCATATTGTGCCTCATAATTTTGAAAGTTACTACAAATCATTTTGCTCACAAAGAGACCAAGGAAAATCAAGAAGAGAATGACTACCAACCATAGATGATGCACTCCGTGAGCCAGTTTGCTCCATACACCAATAGGCACGGGAAGCTTCCAACACCTCCACAGAGAGTATAGAGCCGGCAATGGCACCCAATGAAACTCCCCGGAGAAGACCACTCTTAGTGGCCTTAGCTGCTAGAGCACCAGCTATAGCTCCTGTCAGGGCCCCAGCTGCAACCAAAAAGCACAATTATATGAGACCAatgaaaccaaaccaaaccaaaccaaactgcACACCCTGTGCAACACTACAATAGTGGCCACTGGCCAGGCAAACAATCTACACCCTTCAAATTCTCTACCCTTGTAAACAACAACTACCACACCAACCATAAATCTCACTACCAAAACCAATCCAGGTCATTAAAAAGTACAAAGCTTAAAATACAGTCACTTACGTGCTTTTTTAGCTTTGTTCTCCGATCAGAATTATAGTTTCGCCTAAAAAAAACTATGCTGgcctttaaagtaaatatttattacgGAGATTATCGAGGTGAAACTTCAATTCCAAtagaaaaacaacacaaaaattaCCTAAAAAAACTGCCTCTAATTtgtcttataaaaaaatccaaCAGTTCAGGGCAAAAAAAACCCAGCACAAATTTGATTTATGCAtacaatttaatatttctaCTTTCTACCTAACAGCAAGCAAGCCTGGAGAATTACaccttaataataaaaaacaaatagtaTAACAAAAGTCAAAAGGCTCTAAATTGAGGGCAACGGGAATCGATTTATTGACGCCCCACTAATCAAAAACAAAGAATTAACGATAGTATTTGATAGAAAACAGTTATTTccttaaggaaaaaataaataaaatcaaaaggtATTATTATTACCAAGGGCAAAACACACGGTAAGGGCCCCAGAAATGGTGCATAAAACGAATTTGGATAGAGAGCGAAATCCCCAAGGTCCCTGGATTATTCCAGTTTCCATGGTGCCCAACCCAAATTGGGAGAACCTGGGTGTGTCAGAAAGGTGCAAACTTCAGGGCCATGGCTGCTGCTGATgttctttttgttgtttattgGTTATGAGATGATGGTGGGATTAGATTAGAAAGGATAAGAAAGAGCCCAAATTTTGGGGTAATGgagaaaatgaattgaaagctaGCTAGAATGGatcaatcaaaacaaaaatgatggGATTGGATGGTATGATAGGACTTACTGATGtcaaggaaaatattattaaaatatattaataatagtaCTACTTTGTTACATTATATGATAGTACTCTCATTCCATATCATATGATTCATATATTCCAACTCTCttgttaattagtatttttagaatattaataacaaaaattaaaaagaaaaagaacttatcatgaaaattaaaataaaataaaattatgaataatatattttagtaaaaaatattttttttaattttttaattaatattctaaaaacACTAATTAGTATTATATTTGCCTACAGTATATATAATTATGGAGGAGGCTAAGAAAAACAAAGTCACGTCATTGGCATGGGTCTGTGAGATGGTTGGTACCAACCAaagtttgtattaaattttgtaattaatgctataattaattgtaatcccctcatgtttaaattttacacGCATGGCTATCACAGAAATTGAATTGCTTCTAGGATTGAACGATGTGATGATAGGCTCTAAACGGCCCAGCCGTAATTATTCATAAGCAGTACTCCATCATCAGATCCAATGCCAAAAATGATCATTATTTTCAACACCTCCTGCCACAATATTTGTGTCCACACTTCACACCCCCATTAGTTGAGCACCTATTAACTTTCGGTTCGTGTTTGATTAACTTCTTTAGCTTATTATGGAAAAATAATACTCCGTACAATATCCATCGGTTTTGCAAATTAAAATGGTAGTATTTCATATAATTGTTCATGGGGGCATTTGGGTTGCACCTTGTTCTCACGTACGTTTATTCTTCCAAATAAAGATCTCACCGGTTTGCATCTTGATCTTCCAACTTATACTCTTTTCTTTCAGTACTTGCCAACTATTTTGCCCCAGGCAAAATGAATTGCAATTATAATATGAACTTAAATTTTCATTCCCCCCCCACCatgcatgtttgttttaaataaccacgattttttattcttatatcaATACAAGGcaaactgttttttttatactataaatGGATTTAAATTTACAGATGTCACACTAATGCAACAGAAATGGAGATGAACAACTTAACGAAGCACAAATTCATGCACCAAATCTTAATGTTAATGTTACAGAGGTAGCTTCAAACTATTCTCAGTTCAGAATTCGTGCCAAATAATTTGTTCCAGCAATAGTTTggtgtataataaaataaaagattaattattattggtttaaatattaataaaaaaagaatattattgaaCAAAGTaatcatattataaattgataaataacTTGACGTAAATAAGtacttcaaaagaaaaattctaaATCTTCATATTAATTCCTCCACTTATACATTATgtagtaatatttaatttttttatatttttaatatatttattaaaaggtttcttaaactttttcaaatttttttatttattttagtctctaaacaatttttttttaataaggatGGCTAAAAGCCCAAGAAGACTAAACAAGAATCCTACGAGACACAAGAAGTCTGATTACATCTTTTAACCAATCCGCAACCATATTAGCTCCCCTAAACACATGGACCACACATATAAATGTCCCAATCTTTCTCCTTCCATCATCAAATAGCCTTGTCAATAGGTCAGTGAGGATGATGAGATTCCACGCCACTCGTCAACAACAAACTTTACCACAACTTTGGAATCACATTCCACCCAATGTTTATAAACCCCATAGTTTCAGCTTTCAAGCAAACATGCATTGTATTAGTTACACCCAAAGCTATGTCATTTCTAAACaaatttttgaacttttttatttttatttttataccttTTCTTCATTAACAGTTTTAGTCTTCGTTTTCAAGTAATATTGAAAATTTAGTGACTTATCGTAAGAGTCTAACAACATAAttatgtgtgttttttttaaaactttgtttCTTAGAATTATTCGTTTTAAAAGATATGAATTTAAGcattttattgaattaattaagTCAAGGTCGATCTTAAATGAGCTTGGATGTGAGAACCTAGAAACGGAAAAACATAAGCATCCATTCCCGCGAAAACACAAGTTTAGTATTCAGCAGAAAAAACAATGCGTTATTTGGTTTTGTTGAGGTACGATGTTTATGAAAGTTTTGGTTCGTGCAAGCGGCAAAAGAGTTGTTCAAGAGCACTTGTTGTCCCTATTGCAGAACTGCAACAGCGTAAGCACCCTCCTTCAAATTCACACCCAAGTACTTCTCAACGGCCTCTCTCAAAAGAACTTCATCGTCGCCAAGCTTCTCTCCTTCTACATAGCCTCTGGCCATCTCCAACATGCCCACCATCTTTTCGCCAAAATGGACAACCCAACAACCACCGTTTGGAACCACGTCATTAGAGGCTATGCCCGCAGCCACACGCCTTGGAAAGCCGTGGAATGTTACACTCACATGGTGTCTTCTAAGGCTGAGCCTGATGGGTTCACGCACTCGTCTCTGTTGAGTGCGTGTGCGCGAGGTGGGTTGGTAAAAGAAGGGGAACAGGTGCATGCCACGGTTTTGGTAAAAGGGTATTGCTCCAATGTTTTTGTGGACACGAGTTTGATCACTTTCTATGCTGGGCGCGGTGGCGTTGAGCGGGCGCGCCATGTGTTTGATGGTATGCCGCAGAGAAGTGTTGTTAGCTGGAATTCTATGCTTGCTGGGTATGTCAGGTGTGCCGATTTCGATGGGGCTAGGAGGGTTTTTGACGTGATGCCGTGCAGGAATGTTGTGTCTTGGACCACCATGGTTGCCGGGTGTGCTCGGAATGGGAAGAGCAGAcaggctttgttgttgtttgggGAGATGAGGAGAGCATGCGTGGAGTTGGATCAGGTGGCGTTGGTGGCGGCTTTGTCCGCGTGTGCTGAATTAGGGGATTTGAAGTTGGGAAGATGGATTCATTGGTATGTTCAACAGCGGTTTGTGGCGAGGAACTGGCAGCAGCCCTCTGTGCGTTTGAACAATGCACTCATACACATGTATGCTAGTTGTGGAATCCTTCACGAAGCTTATCAAGTGTTTGTCAAGATGCCTCGGAAAAGCACCGTATCTTGGACTAGCATGATCATGGCTTTTGCGAAACAGGGACTCGGGAAGGAGGCCCTTGATCTGTTTAAGACTATGCTCAGTGATGGTGTAAAAGTAGATGGAGTAAGGCCTGATGAAATAACCTTCATTGGAGTTCTTTGTGCTTGTAGCCATGCAGGGTTTGTAGACGAAGGACACCAAATTTTTGCATCCATGAAGCATACCTGGGGAATCAGCCCGAGTATTGAACACTACGGATGCATGGTTGATCTCTTGAGTCGCGCTGGATTATTAGACGAAGCACGAGGACTTATTGAAACTATGCCCTTAAATCCTAATGATGCGATATGGGGTGCCCTTCTCGGTGGTTGTCGAATTCACAGGAATTCGGAGCTAGCATCACAAGTGGAAAACAAGTTAGTACCTGAGCTCAATGGTGATCAAGCTGCGGGCTATCTTGTGCTCTTGTCAAACATATATGCTTTTGGTCAAAGGTGGCAGGATGTCATTACAGTGAGACAGAAGATGATTGAGATGGGTGTGAAAAAGCCTCCGGGCAGAAGTTGGATCCAAATTAATGGAGTTGTCCATAATTTTATAGCAGGTGACATGACTCATAAACATTCATCTTTTATCTATGAAACCCTGCGTGACGTCACCAAGCAGGCCAATTTGGAAGGCTATGACAGAGAGATAATTGTTTTCTTGGATGTTGAGGTGTAGGAAGTGCAAGAAGAACCTACTATTTGCCTCGTTCTACAATTATATTTGTCAGCATCTTTTTCGAATTTTCTGGTTGTCAGAGTGGCTGGTAGCAATTGCTAGCGCAAGTACTAGTTTCCTATGGTGATTCTATACCATCACTTTGATTAAGCATTCTGAGGAGGAATGCTTGTATCATTTTGTCACAACCACGCGTGTTCCTTCTCTCTTGCCATGtctttgaaaatgacgcagaaTTCTCGCTGGCATGACAACAACATTAACATTCTACTAAGATGGGACATAAGTTAACATATTACATTTCTCTGAATATCTTGTAACAAGTAAACCGAATCAGTTATTGACTTATTGTAATTATTTCATTCAATATTAACAGATGAGCCATTCTTTATGCCGTCGGTTTCTTTAATCAAAATACTTTCCTCTTGTTCTGGCTTTAGGAACTTCACTTTAGAAttctgttttatatataagGTGTGAGATATCCTAGACACACCCTTTATGATTATGACTATCATTCTTTGTGTTCCATGCTTTCCTTTGAGATGTCCAGCAGTGGGTTCTAAATGCATGTCGCGGTTAGCTTGGTGGAAGCGTCAAGCAAGCGAAGATCATTATTactatcattatttattttacaagcTCTACCCTTCCAGGGtagtctatttttttattactatcattatttattttactacctCCGTCCTATATAAACAAGAGTCTTGATAATCagtgtttataaatatttttttctcttttgttcttGAATAAGGATATTGGTTAGCATCCGTTTATAAACAATTACTTAATTCATCAATACCAATTAAAGTTGTTAGATTGATTAATTtgttatagtttttaatttcaCTCCAAGACTCCCGTGACATTAAATGATTCAAAAGATGGTTATTTTTCAACCCATAAGTGTATCTTATTTGATTGATAGCTCAATAAATATACTcatttttataggaaaatattAGTATATCACTAATAGTAATAgatctcataattaattaaggacaaaaagaaaatatagcaATATAATAATTCTACAATCTTATAAttaggactaaaaaaaatattatttttttattttttatatataggatGGAAATAGTATTAggttatattttatgttttttatataggcaaagatatatttttagtctctaaacttttttttttctaaattagtcCCCCTAAAAGTTCTAAAATGGTcatattaagaatttttttagtaatatgTTTGCTCTTCCATTAATTTAATCCAAATGGCATTAGACTTGTGTTATCGGTGAAGGTGGACATaaggaattaaattaaaaacaaaaaaaaagttaggggACAAAACATATATTTgagtaatattttcttttatcctaATTGAGACACCATGAGTGTTTCTCAATCCACTCGGTGATCATAGACGATTTCCGCTCTGAGTATAACTACTACTAACCTAAGAAAATTTTAcatgaaaatcaaatataaatttacatgttaaataaattattctcaaTTGTTTGAATCCAATGTGATCTTACAAAGTGCTTCAACTTGTAGTCTTATGCATGTGGGGGGTAAATCAAAGTATTAAAAgctgaattataaaaaaaagaaaaaaaacaatactgattgaaaaaagataaaagaatttaTAGGGCAATTAGGTAAAATAGgaaaagacaaaaattaatACGGGGGAGAGGGGTTTTCGAAAACAAAAGGGTTTAACAACAGGGAATGTTGAAGTTGT
This region of Glycine soja cultivar W05 chromosome 17, ASM419377v2, whole genome shotgun sequence genomic DNA includes:
- the LOC114392110 gene encoding ribulose-phosphate 3-epimerase, chloroplastic-like yields the protein MAATSSLCSSTLQSQINGFFLHKTSLSHTPSLTFSRRKISTTVKATSRVDKFSKSDIIVSPSILSANFSKLGEQVKAVELAGCDWIHVDVMDGRFVPNITIGPLVVDALRPVTDLPLDVHLMIVEPEQRVPDFIKAGADIVSVHCEQSSTIHLHRTVNQVKSLGAKAGVVLNPGTPLSAIEYILDVVDLVLIMSVNPGFGGQSFIESQVKKISDLRRLCAEKGVNPWIEVDGGVGPANAYKVIEAGANALVAGSAVFGAKDYAEAIRGIKTSKRPEVVAV
- the LOC114392112 gene encoding NEP1-interacting protein-like 2 isoform X1; this encodes METGIIQGPWGFRSLSKFVLCTISGALTVCFALAGALTGAIAGALAAKATKSGLLRGVSLGAIAGSILSVEVLEASRAYWCMEQTGSRSASSMADFIEELVRGRLVEESLTPAILTAYNLQFEQVGIANTGYVETHDVHGLVAPRGLSGDSLKRLPHHMISKAENTCCAICLQDIEVGEIARSLPRCHHTFHLICVDKWLVKNDSCPVCRQNV
- the LOC114392112 gene encoding NEP1-interacting protein-like 2 isoform X2, with product METGIIQGPWGFRSLSKFVLCTISGALTVCFALAGALTGAIAGALAAKATKSGLLRGVSLGAIAGSILSVEVLEASRAYWCMEQTGSRSASSMADFIEELVRGRLVEESLTPAILTAYNLQVGIANTGYVETHDVHGLVAPRGLSGDSLKRLPHHMISKAENTCCAICLQDIEVGEIARSLPRCHHTFHLICVDKWLVKNDSCPVCRQNV
- the LOC114393530 gene encoding pentatricopeptide repeat-containing protein At5g66520-like encodes the protein MDNPTTTVWNHVIRGYARSHTPWKAVECYTHMVSSKAEPDGFTHSSLLSACARGGLVKEGEQVHATVLVKGYCSNVFVDTSLITFYAGRGGVERARHVFDGMPQRSVVSWNSMLAGYVRCADFDGARRVFDVMPCRNVVSWTTMVAGCARNGKSRQALLLFGEMRRACVELDQVALVAALSACAELGDLKLGRWIHWYVQQRFVARNWQQPSVRLNNALIHMYASCGILHEAYQVFVKMPRKSTVSWTSMIMAFAKQGLGKEALDLFKTMLSDGVKVDGVRPDEITFIGVLCACSHAGFVDEGHQIFASMKHTWGISPSIEHYGCMVDLLSRAGLLDEARGLIETMPLNPNDAIWGALLGGCRIHRNSELASQVENKLVPELNGDQAAGYLVLLSNIYAFGQRWQDVITVRQKMIEMGVKKPPGRSWIQINGVVHNFIAGDMTHKHSSFIYETLRDVTKQANLEGYDREIIVFLDVEV